GGAACGTTTGTCACGAATAAGGTTCCAAACTTTTATAGGTTACTTAAGATAGGTTGTAAACGTAATTTCAAACCTAAGACTCCggaattgaattttaaatactCTCCTGATATAGTCGCGTTAAACATATATatgatttatcaaaataaagatTTGTGTCAAAATTATCTATTGATATTTGGACTCTGACCTATCTTTTATCTATAATCTGTTATATTTATactgaattatttattataatctgCCATATAATAGCCCAGGAGAgatcaaattattataatatttttaccaattatttttttttaaaattatttattataatctgtaattttacatatattttattatatattttcttttatttgttccATTTAATtgtgtatttgaatttgaattttaacactaaatgaaaagatataatgaattattttcgtcctcatcaatattttttcaaaattatctattataatctataatttgtcacatattttattatatattttcatttattctttcaattttattgtacatttaaatttgaattttaacattaatatgAAAAGATATAACAAATTATCTTCATCCTCTCtaattattttcttgaaattatCTATTATGATAATTTGTcgcatattttattatatatttccatttattcttttcattttattgtgCATTTGATATGTAGAAGTTGAACACATTATTAAGAGCTTATCAACATTCACAGATTCTATTCAACTAATTGAGCTAAAtctctttgttattttgttagtaTTAAATTAGTTATGTGTAATCATTAATCtactttttttaatgtattttatctcttacataatataaaaaaaaacttaaactgaACTAACAacttcaaagttttaaaaaaacataacagcTTGCCTGTGCATCGCACGATTAACTGtacttatatttaaaaacactaatattaatattaaaataaaaataatacttaaaattaatattaaatttaataaatttaataatataatattctataatttttatattaaatatagaaaTAGAATTATGATGCTGTTGTTCTTATCAAATTTGACCAGACATTTCATGTGTCTTTCTACTAACTATGAGAAGAATATCTGCAAAAACATTTTGATGCAAACAATAATATGTGAGATGAAATCTATTTtcagataattattataaaagattataagtttttattaaattattatatagttttttttaaaaaaataaaaaaattaatgtttcattgaattgagttataaaataaatcaaattcgaCACACTTACACTTCTAGACATTTGTGAATAAACCGACCTAATTCAATCGTACAAAAATCAAGATGAAAATTGTCCCCACCCCACCTACTTGTATGCATTAATTAAGCATTATCACTGATATACGAGGGATCTCCAACACTTCGTTGTTTGCGAATTCTGGAGGGGTAGTTTTTGGTAGGAAATAGCTTCCTTCAtgctgttttattttttatttttggcttttgCAGTTTGTTGTCGTCCACacgccaaaaaaaataaaataatgaataaatgatAGCATATATGAATCACAAATGAATTCCCTCCAAATTCTCTTCAagcaattatatattataatcgcCGTGGTGTAGATGCGTCCTCTTTGGGGGTGATTTTGACTTGGGTATCATTGTACTCAAACCTTGAAATGCAATTACCAAAATGCCTATAGAGGATGGCTTGGGACATGGGAGATATTCGAACTAGAGAGTTGTAGTTAGAGAGATTAATCATTGAAGATGGTGTTTACTAGTGAGGACCATCAAGTTGAGGAAGGACATTGAAGATAATGTGGATAATAATGAGTTGGCGTAAAGTAGCATATGTGAGAGCCTCAAGGAATGATAATAAAAGaccataaattaagaaaaatagttttcCCCATCATAGAATCTTCTATCCATTTGGCAGCACCATGGAATAAAATGAcgtattttattgaaattgttATAAGGCGATAGGCATGCCTTTGTCAGTTTACGGATGAAGAATTCAAGTCTGAAATTCTCTTAATTATGTCCACACACAGTCACACAGAAGCGGGGAGAGTTGTGTCTCGTAACACTTCCCAGTTAGAGAATCACATCCATGAATATGATCCAACTAATGACTAATACTGCAGCAATTGTGATTGTGTATGACTTATTCTTAGATATATATCAATTAATAAGAATTtatataaacataatttaatgtAGCTTTACTCCTCCAAAGACTCACTATATTTGACCTAGGTTAGGTCGGATGCAATCAAGTAATAGGAAGAAAAGATAGAGagtgtaatatataaaataagcaatataataaggagaaaaattaaaaaaaatcgaaacaaatatttttcttaaatgaagTAGGCAATCGTACGTGGCTCCCTATCTGATAATTGACTACATTCAGCACAAATATTGCGTCTGTGGGGTGAGTCATAGTGAAGTCATGCATCATGCATGCTACAATAACAATACAACCAAAGCAATGGCCAAGGGATAGAGATTTTGTTGGTCGCCAAATTTTTCTTTCGTCAATATTGAAATTTAGTGAACTGTGTGCAGATGTTTCTCAATGTGACAGATTTTACAGTTACATTACAAATTTATCCTTAAAAAGGCTAGGcgtaatttcaaatttttaataagaaaaatactaaCAAGTATTTTCAGCATACTAATTAAgggaaaattttattaatgtacATTTTCATGATTTCTATTATGATTATTGTGaatcttaatataaaaatttcaattaatctcttttaaattttaatattaaaaaattagcatTAAACCTTAGAACTTATGGATATaggttttaatattttctaaaataattaatattttattattaagctATAAGTGagaattttacaaatttaaaaatttaatgtttattttggaaACAATTATGTTCAACAACGTAATTGACTTATCTTCAATCTAACAGTAGAGTTTCTTGTTCATTTAGTGCCTCAGAATGTGCAAATGAACGTTTAAAAACTTTGTAACTATAATCCAAGCACTCTAACAAATCAATACTTGTAATTCTTAGACTAAGACTAGATCggctttttacaattttaaaaatcaatatatccACGGTCAAAATTCTCAAACAAATTCGAGGATTCGCTCCAAATTCTAGCAAAACCGTTTTGAATGGGACAAACTGTTGGGGAATGATTCAccacttgtaaaaaaaaagaagagaaaataaagtttACAATAGTAAGCAATGAAGATTTATAATAACTACCAACTTCATCCTATGTTGCTTCTAGGCAAATCACTAGAAAACTAACTAGTACATTAATGTAGATATTAGATATCCTTCTCGAATCAGTGATTTCAGGGGAGTCTGTCTTCTACGCTTGTTCATAAAGTGCACGTATAAGAGTGTATTTATAGTACtcaaatagaaacaataatatgATCATGATTCACTTCTATTCAAGGATAAAAATACCCTTAATCGTGCACGTTATACCTAAAACAATTTTCCTTAGCAATGAGTGCGTTAGGAGTTTGGTCATTCCTCAAGCAGGAGTCCAAGAAGAAACAGCAAAAAGAATTCGCCCTTTCCATCCTTGCAAAACCCACTTGCCATCCTCACCAACTACAAAATCTTTATGGTATTCCTTCTTCACCATTTCCTTCACTCTATTCACATGCTCTTGGGCCAATGGAAGTTGCTTGAACCCTGCTCTCTGGTTCCTGACTTGCCACTGCTTGTAGGTTTCTGGCCTTTCAACCCTCTCTGCCCCCTCACATGCTATCACATTGATTGCATCCCTTCCAAACAACCCTTTCTCAATCATAAGCCTAGATGGATCTTCACGAGGCACATTGGCTTCAAACATGTCAAACAATGATGAGAAGTGGAAGAGTGCTTCCCTGAACCTTGTCACGAAAAACGGTGCATTGTAAGTGCCGTTGACGATCCCGTGCATGAAGATGTTTGGATTGATCCTCCTGATCAACCTCAGCAAAGCATCTCTTGGACAGTTGGCAGTCACGGTTTCATCGGATAGGTTCTTCAATCTGTACAAACAGTTAACCACAGTTACTTCACTCCTATCAATTTTGAGGTCTTCAAGTCTTATAGTTTCCCATTTTTGTGCAAGGCAATTGTACTCAAATGGGACTCCAAACCTCTTGCAGTACTTCTCCAGCCACCGCCCTGTCTCCTCAACCCTTTCCGCCGGCCTAAATCCCGGCTGGGGAAGATCAATTCCCATCATACGAAGCTTTGGAGGCCCGCCCGGCCTCTCTGAAAGCCGTTGGATGAGGCAAGGCCACTGGAAACCATAGCTAATCCCAAAGTCAATAATGTGAATACTGCTTTCATTTTGTGCTAGCTTCAGAATAGTGCTGTTAGCCAAGAAATTTGACATCCTGAGAAATGGTGATGCTGAGATATACACTCTGTAGGCTTTCAACATATCTGCGGCAGATGCTGATTGAAAGGAAATGAACTTTGGTGTCCCAGCAGCTAACCGTTTCTCAAGGCCATCGGCAAAGTAATGAGCCAAACGCTGAAGTCCATCGCCATAAGGTGAAGAGTGCTGCCTAATCTGCTTGAGTGTTTCATTTGCAGTCCTTTGGTCAAAGCTAGCCACAGCCTGTGCACATTGAGTTAGCAAAGTCCATAAATCCACCGTTGCGCTTGCACTTGTCCTCTTGTTGGAACCTTTCTTCGATCGTGTTTTCTTCCCATTAGATCCTCCTGAGTCAGCAATCTGCGATGGTGACGGTTCACGGCCAGCATAAAAAATAGATGGACTCTTACCATCCTTACACAGCAGCACATCATCAAACATGCTAGATGGCTCCGAATCATCCAAGTAGACAGCTGAAAGCTTGTTGCTTTTCTCCTCTTCTTCATGTGAGATATCATTCATTTGATAGCTCCTCTTCTCCCTCAATCCTGTGGCTGTTACAGAACCCCGCATCACACCATCCTCAATAGCACGTGGCTTGTTCTGCAAGTGAATCAAATTCCAGGCTCCATTTGAAAAATGGACCCCAGCTTGTGTCTCTCTAAACAGATCAGGAGCTACATATGTGTGTTCCAGAGAATCAATTAGAGATCTTTGTAGGAAAGAGGAATCCAAGTCACTAGCACCGTTAAACCAATCAGACTCGCATGAATTATCAGTGGTATAACTGCTAAAACTCTCAGAACTAGTAGTTCCACCAAAATTATCATCTGGGTCAGGATTATCATTAAATTGACCAGTTGATGAAGGGTAACTACGAACCAATGCATCATAGAATGATTTTTCAGCAGCCTGAAGTCTCAAACAATCCTGCAACATGCAGGGTTTTCGCTCCAAATCAACTTCTTCATCCATGAGGATGTCACTAATGTATCTGAGAATGGGATTGGAGTGCTTAGTACTCTCTGCATGTTCTCCATTCGAGCTTGTCCCAGAAGAAGGACCAGAATCAGT
The nucleotide sequence above comes from Glycine soja cultivar W05 chromosome 11, ASM419377v2, whole genome shotgun sequence. Encoded proteins:
- the LOC114376845 gene encoding scarecrow-like protein 14, producing the protein MLSTDSLLENFPFVNGPISVFSNQNPESGFKVDDSCSPSESVTDSGPSSGTSSNGEHAESTKHSNPILRYISDILMDEEVDLERKPCMLQDCLRLQAAEKSFYDALVRSYPSSTGQFNDNPDPDDNFGGTTSSESFSSYTTDNSCESDWFNGASDLDSSFLQRSLIDSLEHTYVAPDLFRETQAGVHFSNGAWNLIHLQNKPRAIEDGVMRGSVTATGLREKRSYQMNDISHEEEEKSNKLSAVYLDDSEPSSMFDDVLLCKDGKSPSIFYAGREPSPSQIADSGGSNGKKTRSKKGSNKRTSASATVDLWTLLTQCAQAVASFDQRTANETLKQIRQHSSPYGDGLQRLAHYFADGLEKRLAAGTPKFISFQSASAADMLKAYRVYISASPFLRMSNFLANSTILKLAQNESSIHIIDFGISYGFQWPCLIQRLSERPGGPPKLRMMGIDLPQPGFRPAERVEETGRWLEKYCKRFGVPFEYNCLAQKWETIRLEDLKIDRSEVTVVNCLYRLKNLSDETVTANCPRDALLRLIRRINPNIFMHGIVNGTYNAPFFVTRFREALFHFSSLFDMFEANVPREDPSRLMIEKGLFGRDAINVIACEGAERVERPETYKQWQVRNQRAGFKQLPLAQEHVNRVKEMVKKEYHKDFVVGEDGKWVLQGWKGRILFAVSSWTPA